The genomic stretch CCGGTTATACAGAACGTTCAACAGACTGTGCCTTTGGTTCCCGAGCCTCCAAAGGTGGTCCCTACCTTCACACAAGCTAATGTCCATACTCGGGTGCAGCCTTATCTTAATGAGCCTGTTTATGAAATTCTGGATGATAATGATGAAGGTTACCAGCCGCGTGATAGGCTCCGCGAGGAGGTTGTTACTATTGATAAAAGATTAAGAAAGATGGAAGGAGACCAGATCTTTGGTGCTGCTGCTAGAGACATCTGTTTGGTTTCCGATTTAGTTATTCCGCCAAAGTTCAAGACTCCGAACTTTGACTGCTATGAAGGGACTACATGTCCGAAAAGCCATTTGATAATGTACTACCGTAGGATGGCTGCCCATGTGGAAAATGACAAGTTGATGATCCACTGTTTTCAAGACAGTCTGAAAGGTGCCTCGTCGAAGTGGTATTTAACCTTGGACCAATCTCGCATCAAGTCTTTTCAAGATTTGTCTGACGCTTTCATTAAGCActataagtacaacatggactTGGCTCCTGACAGGAGACAACTTTTGAGTATGACGCAGAAAAGTTCTGAGACctttaaggaatacgcccagcGATGGAGGGAAATTGCTTCCCAGGTTGAACCTCCATTGACTGATAAAGAATTAGCTGACTGGTTTGTTGACACCGTTCGTCCTGAGTTCTATGAAAGGATGGTGGGTAGTGTAACCACGAATTTCGCTGATATTGTTGCTGTTGGAGTAAAGGTTGAATTAGCTATTAAGAGTGGAAAGATGTCCAGTGGTTCTAGCAGTATGAGTTCGAAGGACCAAGCTAAGAATACTTCCGTCAATCCTCAGAGaaagaaggagggagagactcATGCTGTGTCTTCAGATAGGAGAAGGAATAGGCAGTATCAATATCCGCCACAATATGCCCAATCACAGGGTTACCCAGTCCAGTACGCGCCACCGCCGTACGTGGCTGCTGTTGCACCATCTTTTAACCAACAAGCTCCACAAGCGCCCGTTTATCATCCCATGCAACAGGTTCCTGGTTATCCGCCTCCGGTTTATCCTCCTCCGAATTATCAACAAGCATCCAACGCTCAGGCGAGTCAACAACCGAGGAACCAGGCACCTCGCCAGAATGCTCCAAGGAGACTATACAAGACTTGTCCACCGATTCCGATGACGTTCACCGAGTTGTATCCTTACTTAGTGCAACGCGGTTTGGTCACTACTCGAGCTTTGGGACCGCCTCCGAATCCTTTGCCAGCCAACTACAACGCCGCCGCTCATTGTTTATTTCATGAGGGTGCGCCAGGTCACGACTTGGAGAACTGTTATGCTTTGAAAAACCTTGTGAGGGATCTGATGGAAAAGAAGATTCTGTCATTCAACGATCCGCCGCCCAATGTCAAAAGTAACCCTTTGCCTGACCATGGGGCTGTTAATGCCATTGATGCTTCGTCTGAAGAGAATTCTATCCTTGATGTAGCTCAGATTAAGACTCCGCTCAAGGCATTCCATTCAAAGCTGTTTAAAGTAGGCCTAGTATCTGTTTCCCATATCGGTTGTACGAGCTGTAATGGATGTGATAAGGGTTGTGTTATGGTTCGGAAAGACGTTCAGAGATTGATTGATGATGGTTTTTTGCAAGTAGTTAACCAGGTGAAAGAAGTAGCCGCAATTGAGCCTACCTTCAACTTGCCAGAATCAAGGGGTAGGATACCAGTGTTTAATTTGCCAGCACCAAATTCTGTCATGCCAGTGTTCAGTATACCGACTTCCGTTACTCCAACAGTGGACCAGCCTAAACCGTTGATTATCCAAAAATCGAGTCCATTTCCATTCAGTGATCCCAAAGCAGTACCTTGGAAGTATGGTGTAACCGCGATTGACAAAGAATCTGGGAAGGTCATTCCAAGAGAAGAAGTGAAGGTTGATGGTGAAAGTGTGACTAACATAGCTGGGGCAAGCAGGATGACTCGCAGTGGTCGCGTGTACACTCCCCGTTTTGATGAGGCTCCACCTAGAGAGACAACTGCTAACACTGCTGTGCCTGCCAGAGATAAAAATAAAGAGGTTGTTACTAATGATGCAGATGCTGAATTCTTAAGGATCATCAGGAAGAGTGATTACAAAGTCGTTGATCAGCTTCATCAGACCCCTTCAAAGATCTCTATCCTATCTCTGTTATTGAATTCACCCGCTCATAGGGCTGCTTTGCAGAAAGTATTGACGCAAGCTCATGTCGCTCAAGATATTACTACCGGTCAGTTTGATAGTGTGATCGCCAATATTACCGCATGTAATACTCTTAGCttcagcaatgaagagctaccGAAAGAGGGCCCGAATCACAACCGTGCTTTGCACATATCAGCGAAGTGTCAAGAGGATAATTTAGCCAGGGTGCTTGTGGATACCGGATCATCTTTGAACGTCCTACCCAAGAGAGTTCTTAGTAAGTTGGCTTACAAAGAAACTATGGTGAAGCCTACTTCTTTGATTGTCAaggcgtttgatggttctcgtagAGCTGTGATTGGAGAAGTGGAACTTCCAATTCTGATTGGTCCGCATGTTTTCAATATcactttccaagtcatggatatcaaTCCCAATTACAGCTGTCTACTTGGAAGACCTTGGATCCATGTTGTTGGGGCTGTGACTTCTACCTTGCACCAAAAGATGAAGTTTGTAGTTGATGATAAGCTGGTGATTATTCACGGTGAGGAGGATTTAATGGTCAGTAATTTATCTTCGTTCCATTATATTGA from Lathyrus oleraceus cultivar Zhongwan6 chromosome 7, CAAS_Psat_ZW6_1.0, whole genome shotgun sequence encodes the following:
- the LOC127103341 gene encoding uncharacterized protein LOC127103341, encoding MEEHAQEMDRVNNELADLRGNVGTIMELLQVINAKMDTQPTVVSEINTIAAVDPPVVSVENPFPYGLSQSFIHPPVVTSVQQAMPVIQNVQQTVPLVPEPPKVVPTFTQANVHTRVQPYLNEPVYEILDDNDEGYQPRDRLREEVVTIDKRLRKMEGDQIFGAAARDICLVSDLVIPPKFKTPNFDCYEGTTCPKSHLIMYYRRMAAHVENDKLMIHCFQDSLKGASSKWYLTLDQSRIKSFQDLSDAFIKHYKYNMDLAPDRRQLLSMTQKSSETFKEYAQRWREIASQVEPPLTDKELADWFVDTVRPEFYERMVGSVTTNFADIVAVGVKVELAIKSGKMSSGSSSMSSKDQAKNTSVNPQRKKEGETHAVSSDRRRNRQYQYPPQYAQSQGYPVQYAPPPYVAAVAPSFNQQAPQAPVYHPMQQVPGYPPPVYPPPNYQQASNAQASQQPRNQAPRQNAPRRLYKTCPPIPMTFTELYPYLVQRGLVTTRALGPPPNPLPANYNAAAHCLFHEGAPGHDLENCYALKNLVRDLMEKKILSFNDPPPNVKSNPLPDHGAVNAIDASSEENSILDVAQIKTPLKAFHSKLFKVGLVSVSHIGCTSCNGCDKGCVMVRKDVQRLIDDGFLQVVNQVKEVAAIEPTFNLPESRGRIPVFNLPAPNSVMPVFSIPTSVTPTVDQPKPLIIQKSSPFPFSDPKAVPWKYGVTAIDKESGKVIPREEVKVDGESVTNIAGASRMTRSGRVYTPRFDEAPPRETTANTAVPARDKNKEVVTNDADAEFLRIIRKSDYKVVDQLHQTPSKISILSLLLNSPAHRAALQKVLTQAHVAQDITTGQFDSVIANITACNTLSFSNEELPKEGPNHNRALHISAKCQEDNLARVLVDTGSSLNVLPKRVLSKLAYKETMVKPTSLIVKAFDGSRRAVIGEVELPILIGPHVFNITFQVMDINPNYSCLLGRPWIHVVGAVTSTLHQKMKFVVDDKLVIIHGEEDLMVSNLSSFHYIEADEDALETSFQALEIANAVLVEVEETVEGQSNPSFSSLKSTRSTIDRGILEGWGEIINVKTKTDRHGLGYRPTHDKASTNVEGRPKIYQEVFISGGFQVNAVSDGDEDDDLSNLVFKSSATLSNWEAIEIPVIFPVSNDITNLVESNDDIVSPDWDSPIYQAEDEGEEDSEVPTELTKLVEYEYTELQPDKEQVDLVNLGTDEDKKEVKVGTMLGVEIKQGLIKLLKEYIDVFAWSYQDMPGLDTDIVVHKLPLKPECPPVKQKLRRTRPDMALKIRDEVKKQLDAGFLAVAKYPDWVANIVPVPKKDGKMDPIKYIFEKPAQTGRLARWHMLLSEYDIQYVPQKAIKGSILSDYLADQPVEDYEPLKFDFPDEDILLIKRDCEEPGPEEGPEPGLWWRMMFDGSSNYSGYGIGTVLMNPKGGFTPFTARLDFECTNNVAEYEACILGLEAAIDL